One Stenotrophomonas oahuensis genomic region harbors:
- a CDS encoding ATP-binding protein — MAKRSPPTADAPVAELQRPPAELLYADELARLRTADTQARPPGWALSLRAARAFILGDAALGTTAKVVAPVASIERMLVTLATGRGLMLVGEPGTAKSLLSELLAAAISGVSTLTIQGGASTTEDQIKYGWNYALLINEGPSPRAMVPAPLYQGMRDGRIVRFEEITRAPQEVQDCLLGMLSDRVMAVPELEGEHAMLYARDGFNIIATANTRDRGVNEMSAALKRRFDFETVAPILDFDHELALVQQASARLLERSGIPASVPVPVLELLVNTFRDLRGGGQAAQGSDKAMDRLNAVMSTAEAVNVAHAVGVRAWFLEQREGSPADLVECIAGTVVKDNADDRAKLRRYFEHTVARREGPAWRAYFEARHRLP; from the coding sequence ATGGCCAAACGTTCCCCTCCCACCGCCGACGCACCGGTTGCCGAACTGCAGCGGCCCCCTGCCGAGCTGCTGTACGCCGACGAACTGGCCCGCCTGCGCACCGCAGATACGCAGGCCCGTCCGCCGGGCTGGGCGCTCAGCCTGCGCGCGGCGCGCGCCTTCATCCTGGGTGACGCCGCACTGGGCACTACCGCCAAAGTGGTTGCGCCGGTGGCCAGCATTGAACGCATGCTGGTCACCCTCGCCACCGGGCGCGGCCTGATGCTGGTGGGCGAACCCGGCACCGCCAAGTCGTTGCTGTCCGAACTGCTGGCGGCCGCCATCAGCGGCGTGTCCACCCTGACCATCCAGGGCGGTGCCTCCACCACCGAAGACCAGATCAAGTACGGCTGGAACTACGCGCTGCTGATCAACGAAGGTCCCAGCCCGCGCGCGATGGTGCCGGCCCCGCTGTACCAGGGCATGCGCGATGGCCGCATCGTGCGTTTCGAGGAAATCACCCGTGCGCCGCAGGAAGTGCAGGACTGCCTGCTGGGCATGCTTTCTGACCGGGTCATGGCCGTGCCCGAGCTGGAGGGCGAGCACGCCATGCTCTATGCGCGCGATGGCTTCAACATCATCGCCACCGCCAACACCCGCGACCGCGGCGTGAACGAGATGAGCGCCGCGCTCAAGCGCCGCTTCGACTTCGAAACCGTCGCCCCCATCCTCGACTTCGACCACGAACTGGCCTTGGTGCAGCAGGCCTCCGCGCGCCTGCTCGAGCGCAGTGGCATTCCGGCCAGCGTGCCGGTTCCGGTGCTCGAGCTGCTGGTCAACACGTTCCGCGATCTGCGCGGCGGTGGGCAGGCCGCGCAGGGCAGCGACAAGGCCATGGACCGGCTCAATGCGGTGATGTCCACCGCCGAGGCGGTCAACGTCGCCCATGCGGTCGGCGTGCGCGCCTGGTTCCTGGAGCAGCGCGAGGGGTCACCGGCCGATCTGGTCGAGTGCATTGCCGGCACCGTGGTCAAGGACAACGCCGACGACCGCGCCAAGCTGCGCCGTTACTTCGAACACACCGTCGCCCGCCGCGAGGGTCCGGCGTGGCGCGCCTACTTCGAGGCACGTCACCGCCTGCCGTGA
- a CDS encoding DUF5682 family protein, which translates to MSRSPHIIGVRHHSPACARLVAARIRALRPAFVLIEGPADFNERLAELQLPHRLPLAIYSHLSDDQRHHGSWTPFAAHSPEWQALQVGREVGACVRFIDLPAWHDAFAGLENRYADSADNAHEARAEDYEQALSAQLAVQGRDALWDHLFEDTDDVDALAEQLSQYFIHLRGQDRGTLGNQAREQMMAAWIAWAMQQPAAAARPVLVVCGGYHAPMLQALWPQQPAATEPPPVPQPVAADSRHGSYLVPYSFKRLDAFAGYASGMPSPAWYEGCWQHGQDAPRHLLRAVMHRLREKGLPASTADLIGVQVRAEGLARLRGHRLPQRVDWLDALAGALVKDALDAPLPWTYRGPLRAGTDPVLVQVMDVLAGDQQGELAPGTPQPPLLADIAATLAGQGLSLPGTATLDLLDPADRARSRVLHQLALLQIPGVTRTQGPARAISDEVEERWTLARPVEQHAALIEAGAWGATLHDAARARLEADLRRDGSDIARLVALLNRAAWAGLTAVSAGVLDDLSTAIAAAARFDALAPALGDLELLRRHGHRLGLDEAPLLDVVLVAGVDRALWLLEAPGGVAASEMDAHVQGHQALRRIVLDAVADHAEGVPGALQIEPPRALAVWHRVLTNTDAAPVSRGAALGALIGLAERVEGAHPVAATQATTLLQQFAPAQVGDALAGLLALARDQLASEDSFTAGLDALVQGLVGEDFVIALPALRAAFAWLPPRERGGLATRLLHLHGATHLSSRQLIAAQAGEADAADRARAALAEREVLAALVQWGLAPPAEVAP; encoded by the coding sequence GTGAGCCGTTCCCCGCACATCATCGGCGTGCGCCACCACAGCCCGGCCTGTGCCCGGCTGGTGGCCGCGCGTATCCGCGCGCTGCGCCCGGCGTTCGTGCTGATTGAAGGCCCCGCCGATTTCAACGAACGCCTGGCCGAGCTGCAGCTGCCGCACCGCCTGCCGCTGGCGATCTACAGCCACCTGTCCGATGACCAGCGCCACCATGGCTCATGGACACCGTTCGCCGCGCATTCGCCGGAATGGCAGGCGCTGCAGGTCGGGCGCGAGGTGGGGGCCTGTGTCCGCTTCATCGACCTGCCGGCGTGGCACGACGCGTTCGCCGGACTCGAGAACCGCTATGCAGACAGCGCCGACAACGCGCATGAGGCGCGCGCCGAAGACTACGAGCAGGCGCTGAGCGCACAACTGGCCGTGCAGGGCCGCGATGCACTGTGGGACCACCTGTTCGAGGACACCGACGATGTCGATGCGCTGGCCGAACAGCTGAGCCAGTACTTCATCCACCTGCGCGGACAGGACCGCGGTACGCTCGGCAACCAGGCCCGCGAACAGATGATGGCCGCGTGGATCGCCTGGGCCATGCAGCAGCCTGCTGCTGCCGCGCGACCGGTGCTGGTGGTGTGCGGCGGCTATCACGCGCCGATGCTGCAGGCCCTGTGGCCGCAGCAACCGGCCGCCACAGAACCTCCCCCCGTGCCGCAGCCGGTCGCCGCCGACAGCCGCCACGGCTCCTATCTGGTGCCGTACAGCTTCAAACGGCTTGACGCGTTTGCCGGGTATGCCTCGGGCATGCCATCCCCGGCCTGGTACGAAGGGTGCTGGCAGCACGGCCAGGACGCACCCCGGCATCTGCTGCGTGCGGTGATGCATCGCCTGCGCGAGAAAGGACTCCCCGCGTCCACCGCCGACCTGATCGGCGTGCAGGTGCGCGCCGAGGGTCTGGCGCGCCTGCGCGGCCATCGCCTGCCGCAGCGTGTGGACTGGCTGGACGCGCTGGCCGGCGCACTGGTCAAGGACGCGCTGGATGCACCGCTGCCGTGGACGTACCGCGGTCCGCTGCGCGCTGGCACCGACCCCGTGCTGGTGCAGGTGATGGACGTGCTGGCCGGGGACCAGCAGGGCGAACTGGCACCGGGCACGCCGCAGCCACCGCTGCTGGCCGACATCGCCGCCACCCTGGCCGGGCAGGGGCTGTCGCTGCCCGGCACCGCCACGCTGGATCTGCTCGACCCCGCCGACCGTGCGCGTAGCCGCGTGCTGCATCAGCTCGCGCTCCTGCAGATTCCCGGTGTCACGCGGACCCAGGGCCCGGCGCGCGCCATCAGTGACGAGGTCGAGGAACGCTGGACCCTGGCGCGACCCGTCGAGCAGCACGCCGCGCTGATCGAGGCCGGTGCCTGGGGGGCCACGCTGCACGACGCGGCGCGCGCCCGTCTGGAAGCCGACCTGCGTCGGGATGGCAGCGACATTGCACGGCTGGTGGCCCTGCTCAACCGGGCGGCGTGGGCGGGGCTGACCGCCGTGAGCGCAGGCGTGCTGGATGACCTCTCCACCGCCATTGCAGCAGCGGCCCGATTTGATGCACTGGCCCCGGCGCTGGGCGACCTGGAGCTCTTGCGTCGGCACGGACACCGGCTGGGCCTGGATGAAGCGCCTCTGCTGGATGTGGTGCTGGTGGCCGGGGTGGACCGCGCGCTGTGGCTGCTGGAGGCTCCGGGCGGCGTCGCTGCTTCCGAAATGGATGCGCACGTGCAGGGACACCAGGCCTTGCGCCGCATCGTGCTCGATGCGGTGGCGGATCACGCCGAGGGTGTTCCGGGTGCACTGCAGATCGAACCGCCGCGCGCGCTGGCGGTGTGGCACCGCGTGCTCACCAATACCGACGCCGCACCGGTCAGCCGGGGCGCGGCGCTGGGCGCGCTGATCGGACTGGCCGAGCGTGTCGAGGGAGCCCACCCGGTGGCAGCCACTCAGGCCACGACCCTGCTGCAGCAGTTCGCGCCGGCCCAGGTCGGCGATGCGCTGGCCGGGCTGCTCGCGCTGGCGCGCGACCAATTGGCCAGTGAGGACAGTTTCACCGCCGGCCTGGACGCGCTGGTGCAGGGGTTGGTCGGCGAAGACTTCGTCATTGCGCTGCCGGCGCTGCGCGCGGCCTTTGCCTGGCTGCCGCCGCGCGAACGTGGCGGGTTGGCCACCCGGCTGCTGCACCTGCATGGCGCGACCCATCTTTCCAGTCGCCAGCTGATCGCCGCGCAGGCCGGTGAAGCCGACGCCGCGGACCGCGCACGTGCCGCGCTGGCCGAGCGCGAGGTGCTGGCGGCGCTGGTGCAGTGGGGTCTGGCCCCGCCCGCAGAGGTGGCACCATGA